From Coffea arabica cultivar ET-39 chromosome 9c, Coffea Arabica ET-39 HiFi, whole genome shotgun sequence, one genomic window encodes:
- the LOC113708192 gene encoding probable caffeine synthase MTL3 has product MRELLPANLPNINKCIKVADLGCSSGPNTLLTAWNIIQSIDKVGQEKKNALEPPTIQIFLNDLFQNDFNSVFKSLPSFYRKLEKENGRKIGSCQIAAMPGSFYGRLFPEESMHFLHSSYGLHWLSQVPSGLVTESGISVNKGSIYSSKASCPPAQKAYLDQFMKDFTTFLRMHSEELVSHGRILLTFMCEGDEFDGPNIFDLLDMALMDLVVEGHLEEEKLDSLNLPNYTPSVEEIRYIVEEEGSFEILYLETFKLRHDAGFSIDDDYQLRSHSQVYCDEHVRAAYVASFIRAVYEPILANYFGEAVIPHIFHRFAKNAAKLLRMGKGFFNNLIISLAKKPEKPDM; this is encoded by the exons ATGCGAGAATTGTTGCCGGCCAACTTACCCAACATCAACAAGTGCATTAAAGTTGCGGATTTGGGTTGCTCTTCTGGACCAAACACACTTTTAACAGCTTGGAACATCATACAAAGTATCGACAAAGTTGGCCAGGAAAAGAAGAATGCATTAGAACCTCCCACCATTCAGATTTTTCTGAATGATCTTTTCCAAAATGATTTCAATTCGGTTTTCAAGTCGCTGCCAAGCTTCTACCGCAAACTTGAGAAAGAAAACGGACGCAAAATAGGATCGTGCCAGATAGCCGCAATGCCTGGCTCTTTCTACGGCAGACTCTTCCCCGAGGAGTCCATGCATTTTTTACACTCTTCTTACGGTCTTCACTGGTTATCTCAG GTTCCCAGTGGTTTGGTGACTGAATCGGGGATCAGTGTGAATAAAGGGAGCATTTACTCTTCCAAAGCAAGTTGTCCGCCCGCCCAAAAGGCATATTTGGATCAATTTATGAAAGATTTTACCACATTTCTAAGGATGCATTCGGAAGAGTTGGTTTCACATGGCCGAATACTCCTTACTTTCATGTGTGAAGGAGATGAATTCGACGGCCCGAATATCTTTGACTTACTTGACATGGCATTAATGGACTTGGTCGTCGAG GGACATCTggaggaagaaaaattggatagtctcaatcttccaaactatACACCTTCAGTAGAAGAAATAAGGTACATAGTTGAGGAGGAAggttcttttgaaattttgtacCTGGAGACTTTTAAGCTCCGTCATGATGCTGGCTTCTCCATTGATGATGATTACCAGTTACGATCCCATTCCCAAGTATACTGCGATGAACATGTTAGAGCAGCGTATGTGGCATCATTCATTAGAGCAGTTTACGAACCCATCCTCGCAAATTATTTTGGAGAAGCTGTCATACCTCACATATTCCATAGGTTTGCGAAGAATGCAGCAAAGCTTCTCCGCATGGGCAAAGGCTTCTTTAATAATCTTATCATTTCTCTTGCCAAAAAACCAGAGAAACCGGACATGTAA